A window from Dehalobacter sp. DCA encodes these proteins:
- a CDS encoding DUF3846 domain-containing protein yields the protein MLTTKAVFNRKLDDFEPKNCVIEKVVVLTSHEYDKFSKNMLADYDFIRDNKDLQHFGENGTCHCILVVGEERDDGILVQGEGYDYARYAAFLPNASLLLAAVMEQEQSAEKKTVARGLKLKDLMSMPWEDIHLIHSDEDIDLATLCELKNDTLTDAGKKDWADILEADVHRIFTGEYGLQIEVSDVKPQRLSDFSYMLAGYCSVQDYEKWVTEKPEATLAETSSEPQPEHQKIKVLMVEPHETPYVAEIGNDLASMQKAVGGNIQAVNLASYVSLVCNEEGKLLEMEGNRSLGNDILVGNFFIAGYNDEGEFISLTEEQIEEYTQEFLTPESFTKEQIDEATGFTSISF from the coding sequence ATGTTAACAACCAAAGCGGTCTTTAATAGAAAATTGGATGACTTTGAGCCTAAGAACTGCGTTATTGAAAAAGTTGTTGTACTTACGTCTCACGAATACGATAAATTTTCCAAAAATATGCTGGCTGACTATGACTTTATAAGGGATAACAAAGACCTGCAACATTTTGGCGAGAATGGCACATGCCACTGCATTTTAGTGGTGGGAGAAGAAAGAGATGACGGTATCCTTGTCCAAGGAGAGGGATATGACTATGCCCGTTATGCTGCATTCCTGCCGAATGCCTCTTTGTTATTAGCGGCAGTTATGGAGCAGGAACAATCAGCAGAGAAAAAAACAGTAGCTCGCGGCCTTAAGCTGAAAGATTTAATGTCGATGCCCTGGGAGGACATCCATCTCATTCACAGCGATGAAGATATAGATCTGGCTACCCTATGCGAGTTGAAAAATGATACCCTGACCGATGCCGGAAAGAAGGACTGGGCTGACATTTTGGAGGCTGATGTGCACCGGATATTTACTGGTGAATATGGCCTGCAAATAGAGGTCAGCGATGTAAAACCTCAAAGGCTATCGGACTTTTCATACATGCTTGCCGGATATTGCTCCGTGCAGGACTATGAAAAATGGGTAACGGAGAAGCCGGAAGCAACATTGGCTGAAACTAGTAGTGAACCACAACCAGAACATCAAAAAATAAAAGTCTTAATGGTTGAGCCGCATGAGACTCCTTATGTTGCGGAGATCGGCAATGATCTTGCCTCCATGCAGAAAGCGGTTGGAGGGAACATTCAGGCGGTAAATTTAGCGTCCTATGTTTCCCTTGTCTGCAATGAAGAAGGCAAGCTGTTAGAAATGGAGGGCAACCGCTCCCTGGGCAATGACATCCTCGTCGGCAACTTTTTTATTGCGGGTTATAACGATGAAGGTGAGTTTATCTCATTAACTGAGGAACAAATTGAAGAATATACGCAAGAATTTCTTACTCCAGAGAGCTTCACCAAAGAGCAAATCGATGAAGCTACTGGATTTACCTCTATATCATTTTAA
- a CDS encoding Fic family protein, producing MEQYSRVVGLWRSHKIASAAALDKYLDSFRVLFAFHSGKIENEEITYYDTKEIFENGRVVNYTGSPRALFEQQNQKLCYEVLKEKIVKKEPLSIELVKEIHKVLTGGTYDERRYIVNEERPGEFKKHDYVTGIEVGSAVENVEKDLTELITEANACEGKDVLKAAAYLHARFEFIHPFADGNGRVGRTLMNYYLMTHSHPPLIVYDEDKRIYYECLQKHDEAEELNPLCEFLKNETGKTWEKALALADGMKLKRKGLSDFIQSM from the coding sequence TTGGAGCAATATAGCCGGGTTGTCGGGCTGTGGCGGTCGCACAAAATTGCGTCCGCAGCCGCTCTGGATAAATACCTTGACAGTTTCCGAGTCTTGTTTGCGTTTCACTCCGGAAAGATTGAGAACGAGGAAATCACCTATTACGATACAAAGGAAATCTTTGAAAATGGCAGAGTTGTGAACTATACCGGAAGTCCCCGTGCTCTGTTTGAACAACAAAATCAGAAGCTATGTTACGAGGTTTTGAAAGAAAAAATCGTAAAAAAAGAGCCTCTCAGCATAGAGCTGGTCAAGGAAATTCACAAGGTTCTCACTGGCGGGACATACGATGAGCGCAGGTATATTGTAAATGAGGAACGACCTGGAGAGTTTAAAAAGCACGACTATGTAACTGGCATCGAGGTCGGCTCCGCTGTAGAAAATGTGGAAAAGGATCTGACGGAACTGATTACCGAAGCAAATGCGTGTGAGGGTAAGGATGTTTTGAAAGCCGCCGCTTATCTTCACGCGAGGTTTGAGTTTATCCATCCCTTCGCAGACGGAAACGGACGTGTCGGCAGGACGCTCATGAATTACTATCTCATGACACATAGCCACCCACCCCTTATCGTCTATGACGAGGATAAGCGGATATATTATGAGTGCCTGCAAAAGCATGATGAAGCCGAGGAATTAAATCCTCTGTGTGAGTTTCTCAAGAATGAAACGGGAAAAACTTGGGAAAAGGCGCTGGCTCTTGCCGACGGCATGAAACTGAAACGCAAAGGCTTGTCAGATTTTATCCAGAGCATGTAA
- a CDS encoding M23 family metallopeptidase codes for MADPATLALIARAAIPAGTDKRTWKVIGAIIAALLTPVILMVVVIMSLLSATASHNNAAINLTFHGGAISSQMPADYADYIRNMRDSFSELDTAIGNISTELESGSLDSTRVKAIFYALFFGSGSPSRDSDDYRAFVDCFVRYETRSDEATGGSSKVAIPLTSLPEIYSNLESTLGRTITSEDKANASEIYNRILYGDIPTEGDGLQNWVNTITANPAEVPFIGGDFISPLGSSWRSMVTSEFGYLRDPFHPTVENFHSGIDLGAPKGTDIHAANGGTVLFIRYRTTGYGYHLAIDHGGGIVTLYGHCSKILVTEGQAVRQGEVIAQVGSTGKSTGNHLHLEVIVDGTPQNPRSYLP; via the coding sequence TTGGCTGATCCCGCAACCCTTGCCCTGATTGCCAGGGCTGCTATCCCAGCCGGGACCGACAAACGGACGTGGAAGGTGATCGGTGCCATCATCGCCGCTCTGCTGACTCCCGTTATTCTAATGGTGGTTGTGATTATGAGCCTGCTCTCTGCCACAGCAAGTCATAACAATGCTGCCATTAATCTGACCTTTCACGGAGGTGCAATCTCCTCGCAGATGCCTGCGGATTACGCCGACTACATCCGAAACATGCGGGACAGCTTCTCGGAGCTTGACACTGCCATAGGGAATATAAGTACGGAGCTTGAAAGCGGAAGTCTTGACAGCACAAGAGTCAAGGCAATTTTTTATGCTCTGTTTTTTGGCTCGGGCAGTCCCTCTAGGGACAGCGATGACTACCGTGCGTTTGTAGATTGCTTCGTGCGGTACGAAACCCGGTCCGATGAAGCAACAGGTGGCAGCTCTAAGGTGGCCATCCCGCTAACCTCCTTGCCGGAGATTTACTCAAACCTGGAAAGTACACTCGGCAGGACAATCACCAGTGAGGACAAGGCCAATGCCTCGGAGATTTACAACCGCATCCTCTATGGCGACATTCCCACAGAAGGGGATGGACTCCAGAATTGGGTCAACACCATCACTGCAAACCCTGCTGAGGTTCCCTTTATTGGCGGCGACTTTATCAGTCCCCTCGGCAGCAGTTGGCGCAGCATGGTGACCTCCGAATTTGGATACCTGCGTGATCCTTTTCATCCCACTGTTGAAAATTTTCACTCAGGAATTGACCTGGGCGCGCCGAAAGGCACCGATATCCATGCTGCCAATGGAGGCACTGTCCTGTTTATCCGCTATAGAACCACCGGCTACGGATACCACCTGGCAATCGATCATGGCGGAGGCATCGTTACTTTATATGGTCATTGCTCTAAAATCCTTGTGACCGAGGGGCAGGCGGTAAGGCAGGGTGAGGTTATTGCACAAGTAGGTTCGACAGGCAAATCGACCGGAAATCACTTGCATTTAGAAGTTATTGTTGACGGCACACCACAGAATCCAAGAAGTTATCTGCCGTAA
- a CDS encoding VirB4 family type IV secretion system protein: MLKTQSPPQDDVRIQEFLDMIAPSVIKFNTDHFICGNTYRCVWALREYPTATDEQAILRHLGEKDGITLKIYTRHVTPIEEKKIISNAANKNRLKQSNTNDLQQTVTAESNLQDVANIVAAMHRNREPLLHSAVYIELSASDLDHLKELQTEVLTELIRSKLNVDRLMLRQQQGFIAVMPSGYNIFGDQFERVLPASSVANLYPFNYSGKTDANGFYLGRDKFGSNIIVDFNKRTDDKTNANILILGNSGQGKSYLMKLILCNMRQSGMKVIVLDPEHEYEDLTLNLGGCFIDLMSGEYIINVLEPKTWDENGSPEDKEAPQAFRCASKLSQHISFLKDFFRSYKDFNDRQIDTIEIMLTKLYDKWNITDHTNFDRLTPKDYPILSDLYKLIEGEYQSYDSSHKQLYTAETLQEICLGLHSLCVGAESKFFDGHTNITDSHFITFGVKGLLQASKNIKNALLFNVLSFMSNQLLTAGSTVASIDELYLFLSNLTAIEYIRNFMKRVRKKDSAVILASQNLEDFNLDGIREYTKPLFSIPTHAFLFNAGNIDAKFYMDTLQLEQSEYNLIRYPQRGVCLYKCGNERYNLMVSAPEYKEKLFGTAGGR; the protein is encoded by the coding sequence ATGCTCAAAACTCAATCACCCCCGCAAGACGATGTTCGTATCCAAGAGTTTTTGGACATGATCGCCCCCTCGGTGATCAAGTTTAACACCGATCACTTCATCTGCGGCAACACCTACCGCTGCGTCTGGGCGTTACGAGAATACCCTACCGCCACCGATGAGCAGGCCATCCTGCGCCACCTTGGAGAAAAGGATGGCATCACCTTAAAGATTTATACCCGCCATGTAACCCCGATTGAGGAAAAGAAAATTATCAGTAATGCGGCCAACAAGAACAGGCTGAAGCAGAGCAACACCAATGACCTGCAGCAGACCGTCACTGCCGAAAGCAACCTGCAGGACGTTGCAAATATCGTTGCCGCCATGCATCGGAACCGGGAGCCGCTCCTGCACTCGGCGGTATATATTGAGTTGTCAGCCTCCGATCTTGACCACTTAAAGGAGCTTCAAACCGAAGTATTGACCGAGTTGATCCGTTCCAAGCTCAATGTGGATCGGCTCATGCTCCGTCAGCAGCAAGGGTTTATTGCGGTGATGCCAAGCGGCTACAACATATTTGGCGACCAGTTCGAGAGGGTACTCCCCGCTTCCAGCGTGGCCAATCTGTATCCTTTCAATTACTCAGGGAAAACCGATGCCAATGGATTCTACCTTGGAAGGGATAAGTTTGGAAGCAATATCATTGTAGATTTTAACAAGAGGACCGACGACAAAACCAATGCCAACATTCTCATCCTGGGGAACTCCGGTCAAGGCAAAAGTTACCTTATGAAGCTCATCCTTTGCAATATGAGGCAAAGCGGTATGAAGGTCATTGTCCTTGACCCTGAACATGAATATGAGGATTTAACCCTCAACCTGGGCGGCTGCTTTATCGACTTGATGTCCGGCGAGTACATTATCAATGTACTAGAGCCTAAGACATGGGATGAAAACGGATCGCCGGAGGACAAGGAAGCACCCCAGGCCTTCCGCTGTGCCTCCAAGCTGTCGCAGCACATCTCCTTCCTGAAGGATTTCTTTCGTAGCTACAAGGACTTTAATGACAGGCAGATTGACACCATTGAAATCATGCTTACCAAGCTCTATGACAAGTGGAACATTACCGACCATACCAACTTTGACCGGCTGACACCCAAGGATTATCCTATCCTGTCCGACTTGTATAAGCTGATAGAAGGGGAGTATCAAAGCTATGACAGCAGCCACAAACAGCTCTACACTGCAGAAACCCTGCAGGAAATCTGCCTTGGACTCCACTCGCTTTGCGTGGGTGCGGAGAGCAAATTCTTTGACGGACACACGAATATCACCGACAGCCACTTCATCACCTTTGGCGTAAAAGGATTGCTGCAGGCCAGCAAGAACATCAAAAACGCTCTGCTTTTCAACGTACTCTCTTTCATGTCCAACCAGCTGCTGACGGCAGGCAGCACGGTAGCCAGCATTGATGAGCTGTACCTCTTCCTCTCCAACCTTACAGCCATTGAGTACATCCGCAATTTTATGAAGCGAGTTCGTAAGAAAGACAGCGCCGTCATCCTTGCCTCGCAGAACCTGGAAGACTTCAACCTGGATGGAATCAGAGAATACACGAAGCCCCTGTTCAGCATCCCGACTCACGCCTTCTTGTTCAACGCCGGAAACATTGATGCAAAGTTTTATATGGATACCCTGCAGCTTGAACAGAGTGAATACAACCTCATCCGTTATCCGCAGCGGGGTGTCTGCCTCTATAAATGCGGCAACGAGAGGTACAACCTCATGGTTTCTGCACCGGAATATAAGGAAAAATTGTTCGGCACGGCGGGAGGACGGTAA
- a CDS encoding Fic/DOC family protein → MNNNYDYSYEWDHRYCYPHSNVLINKLGIEDAEKLHIAEREITSLRIANAKVSVIKGDFDLLHLRKIHKYIFGDIYEWAGEIRWVNIAKGNMFCNCEFIEPNADSLFKKLKKEYYLKDASKDEVPLRLAYYLSEINVLHPFREGNGRTQRLFIDYLAENAGYSVDFSQVTDKQMIEASAASFLCDYNKMNEIFTAITEPLLENNMTQTFME, encoded by the coding sequence ATGAACAACAATTATGATTACAGCTATGAGTGGGATCACAGATATTGTTACCCCCATTCAAATGTGCTTATAAACAAGCTGGGTATTGAGGATGCAGAAAAGCTGCACATAGCTGAAAGAGAAATAACCTCTTTGAGAATTGCCAATGCAAAAGTAAGTGTTATAAAAGGCGATTTTGATCTACTCCATTTAAGAAAGATTCACAAGTATATATTTGGTGATATCTACGAATGGGCAGGCGAAATCAGATGGGTAAACATAGCAAAAGGCAATATGTTTTGCAACTGTGAGTTTATAGAACCAAATGCTGATTCGCTCTTCAAGAAGCTAAAAAAAGAGTATTATTTGAAAGATGCCTCCAAAGATGAAGTCCCGCTCCGTCTTGCATATTATCTTAGTGAAATCAATGTCCTTCACCCCTTCAGAGAAGGAAATGGCAGAACGCAAAGACTCTTTATTGACTATCTGGCCGAAAACGCAGGCTATAGTGTGGACTTTTCTCAGGTGACCGACAAGCAAATGATTGAAGCTAGTGCCGCTTCTTTCCTGTGTGATTATAATAAAATGAATGAGATTTTCACTGCAATAACCGAACCTCTGTTGGAGAATAACATGACTCAAACTTTCATGGAATAA
- a CDS encoding HEPN domain-containing protein, with protein MERINRVKGWLDFANKDISCAKHLLGMRPVPLEIVCYHSEQAAEEALKGYLLYQNVEPSQTQDLERLCSMCLKFDKAFEGLMGPWERLARYGEPIYPFEMQISNNDMKTAIADADRVMAFVLQRLQLAEEITHKDDEQKEQQENAAGQQLT; from the coding sequence ATGGAGAGAATCAATAGAGTCAAAGGATGGCTTGATTTTGCAAACAAAGATATCAGTTGCGCAAAGCATCTCTTGGGTATGCGTCCGGTTCCCTTGGAAATTGTCTGTTATCACAGCGAACAGGCCGCCGAAGAAGCGCTAAAGGGATATCTCCTATATCAAAATGTAGAACCGTCTCAGACTCAAGACTTAGAAAGGTTATGCAGCATGTGCCTGAAATTCGACAAGGCTTTTGAGGGGTTGATGGGGCCTTGGGAGAGACTTGCGCGATATGGCGAGCCGATATATCCTTTCGAGATGCAAATTTCAAACAACGATATGAAAACAGCCATTGCTGATGCTGACCGTGTAATGGCATTCGTACTTCAAAGGCTTCAGCTTGCCGAGGAAATTACACATAAGGACGATGAACAAAAAGAGCAGCAGGAAAATGCAGCAGGGCAGCAACTAACCTGA
- a CDS encoding DUF7768 domain-containing protein, with product MGLRFLLSCDELWVFGDRISEGMGREIADAQRLSIKIRYIKFIENQGVMNMKQWGIWAKRNAASICGAAEAWLKSDGKPMTFDTCEEAAEKANVLMNNIRTVNVSYFPKKMELELDEEPSSGMGMKL from the coding sequence ATGGGCTTGCGCTTCCTTCTCTCCTGCGATGAGCTGTGGGTCTTCGGTGACCGGATATCTGAGGGAATGGGACGAGAGATTGCGGATGCCCAAAGGCTCAGCATCAAAATAAGGTACATCAAATTTATTGAAAACCAAGGAGTAATGAATATGAAGCAATGGGGTATTTGGGCAAAACGCAACGCTGCTTCCATCTGTGGAGCTGCGGAGGCTTGGCTGAAATCAGACGGGAAACCCATGACCTTTGACACTTGTGAGGAAGCTGCTGAGAAAGCAAATGTGCTTATGAATAACATTAGAACGGTAAATGTCTCCTACTTCCCTAAGAAAATGGAGCTAGAGCTGGATGAAGAGCCATCTTCCGGCATGGGCATGAAGCTGTAA
- a CDS encoding conjugal transfer protein TrbL family protein, which translates to MFIWDFAANLVLGQIMDWIYQQLIGFLGDFFSMMGNMGADLFGMTWVQAIVTLFSYLAWALYGTGLVVALFECAIEAQSGRASIKDTALNAIKGFMAVNLFTIVPVELYKLSVTLQGSFTSGISNLMGASGGISTMAIGALTNLGGLGLNPILGIFCVILMGYAVIKVFFANLKRGGILLIQIAVGSLYMFSVPRGYIDGFVSWSKQVVGLCLTAFLQATILIAGLLVWNQNMLLGLGLMLAASEIPRIAGQFGLDTSTKANLMSTIYAAQSAVNITRTVVQAVAK; encoded by the coding sequence ATGTTTATATGGGATTTTGCTGCAAATCTTGTCCTTGGACAGATTATGGACTGGATATATCAGCAACTGATCGGCTTCCTCGGTGATTTCTTTTCCATGATGGGCAATATGGGAGCCGATCTGTTCGGCATGACTTGGGTGCAGGCCATCGTAACATTATTTAGTTATCTGGCCTGGGCTTTGTATGGAACCGGACTGGTGGTAGCACTGTTTGAATGTGCCATCGAAGCACAGTCGGGTCGGGCAAGCATAAAAGATACTGCCTTGAACGCCATCAAGGGTTTTATGGCTGTGAACCTGTTCACCATTGTGCCGGTGGAGCTATACAAGTTATCTGTTACGCTGCAGGGCAGCTTTACTTCGGGAATCTCAAACCTGATGGGAGCTAGCGGAGGCATCAGCACCATGGCTATTGGAGCCCTTACCAACTTAGGGGGGCTTGGACTGAATCCAATCCTCGGCATTTTTTGCGTTATCCTCATGGGCTACGCTGTGATTAAAGTGTTTTTTGCCAACCTGAAGCGTGGCGGCATCCTGCTGATCCAGATTGCAGTAGGGAGCCTGTATATGTTCTCGGTACCCCGTGGATACATCGACGGCTTTGTATCCTGGAGCAAACAGGTGGTAGGCTTGTGCCTCACCGCATTTTTGCAGGCAACCATCCTCATCGCCGGACTCTTGGTGTGGAATCAGAATATGCTCCTCGGTCTCGGCCTAATGCTGGCAGCATCTGAGATACCAAGGATCGCCGGACAGTTTGGGTTGGACACTTCCACCAAGGCCAACCTCATGAGCACCATCTATGCGGCCCAGTCTGCGGTGAACATTACCAGAACGGTAGTGCAGGCAGTGGCGAAATGA
- a CDS encoding HEPN domain-containing protein, which yields MEISSLCRRWLEFAADDLTAAKHLLSLYPFRLEIICYHCEQSAEKMLKAFLLMHDEEAPRIHDLGELCRLCALKDKGFDGIAEDCSRLTPFGVRVRYPEEIEVTEADMHKAIKSAEHIMDFITHAMTEEQHEAQEQGMTME from the coding sequence ATGGAGATCAGCAGCCTGTGCAGGCGATGGCTTGAATTTGCCGCCGATGATCTCACTGCGGCAAAGCATCTGTTATCCTTATATCCGTTTCGGTTGGAGATTATCTGTTATCATTGCGAGCAGTCTGCTGAAAAGATGTTGAAAGCATTTTTGCTGATGCACGATGAAGAAGCACCGCGCATTCATGATTTAGGCGAGCTATGCCGCCTATGTGCTTTAAAGGATAAGGGATTCGATGGAATTGCCGAGGATTGTAGCAGGCTGACTCCCTTCGGCGTTCGTGTGCGTTATCCTGAAGAAATCGAAGTAACAGAAGCGGATATGCATAAGGCAATAAAATCAGCGGAACACATCATGGATTTTATTACTCACGCTATGACTGAGGAGCAGCACGAAGCTCAGGAACAGGGGATGACAATGGAATAG
- a CDS encoding nucleotidyltransferase domain-containing protein has protein sequence MDLQIRRELDMISKTIADTVSVNTIYLFGSYAYGQPHRDSDFDLYVIIPDDSMRPLEAMQTIGHALYHVKKRPADILVGTQSNFEQRKTLPTIERTIFRNGVILYGDQQPVQAMA, from the coding sequence ATGGATTTACAAATAAGACGCGAACTGGATATGATTTCTAAAACGATAGCAGACACGGTGTCGGTCAATACAATCTATCTGTTTGGTTCTTACGCATACGGCCAACCGCATCGGGATAGCGATTTTGACCTGTATGTAATCATCCCGGATGACTCTATGCGTCCGCTGGAGGCAATGCAAACCATTGGGCACGCCCTGTACCATGTAAAGAAACGGCCTGCGGATATCCTTGTGGGCACCCAAAGCAATTTTGAACAGCGCAAAACATTACCCACGATTGAGCGCACGATATTTAGAAACGGGGTGATTTTATATGGAGATCAGCAGCCTGTGCAGGCGATGGCTTGA
- a CDS encoding DUF3852 domain-containing protein, whose amino-acid sequence MKKSKKILVVFCLALVLVTMFCVAAYAAPTGDVAGAIENTWNDASSQIKTVVNKVVFPAIDLILAVFFFAKLGTAYFDYRKHGQFEWAAPAILFACLVFTLTAPVYIWTILGM is encoded by the coding sequence GTGAAAAAAAGTAAGAAAATCCTGGTGGTATTCTGTCTCGCCCTTGTACTTGTAACGATGTTCTGCGTGGCAGCTTATGCTGCACCAACAGGGGATGTTGCCGGAGCAATTGAAAATACGTGGAATGACGCATCCTCGCAAATCAAAACCGTGGTTAACAAGGTCGTATTCCCCGCAATAGACCTCATTCTCGCCGTGTTCTTCTTCGCTAAATTGGGTACCGCTTATTTTGACTATAGGAAGCATGGACAGTTTGAGTGGGCGGCTCCGGCCATCCTTTTCGCCTGCCTTGTGTTTACCTTGACGGCTCCGGTCTACATCTGGACAATTCTTGGCATGTAA
- a CDS encoding DUF6550 family protein, with protein MKSMNSKTKRLLVTGCLALVCVVLIAAISSRFQIESVKENVIPSSNTVSNEITPNPDSTKPNETAGKKDEIVVNPTESGTPQGGISSQNSNEIVQSNTPEPVKPEPPKKPTPQGVVTNPVKPPEYKPEDTTVSKPSEPKAGEKKDGQIYVPGFGWQKETGGQGTQVGSDGDINKPVGSMD; from the coding sequence ATGAAAAGTATGAACAGTAAAACCAAACGACTGCTTGTAACCGGATGCCTTGCCCTCGTTTGTGTAGTTCTTATAGCAGCAATATCTTCCAGATTTCAAATAGAGTCTGTCAAGGAGAATGTAATACCTTCATCTAATACGGTGTCAAACGAGATTACCCCGAACCCTGATTCAACCAAGCCCAATGAAACGGCTGGGAAAAAAGACGAGATCGTGGTAAACCCAACAGAGTCAGGCACACCGCAGGGTGGTATATCATCTCAGAATTCTAATGAAATCGTACAGTCCAATACACCGGAGCCTGTAAAACCGGAACCACCCAAAAAACCAACACCGCAGGGGGTAGTCACCAATCCGGTAAAGCCTCCCGAATACAAGCCGGAGGATACCACCGTAAGCAAGCCATCAGAACCCAAGGCTGGTGAAAAGAAAGACGGTCAGATATATGTGCCGGGATTTGGTTGGCAGAAAGAAACGGGAGGTCAGGGTACACAGGTAGGTTCAGATGGTGACATTAATAAACCGGTGGGGTCAATGGATTAG
- a CDS encoding DUF4320 family protein: MLKNLHNKRGEGYIDVAVLVLCAMLVLALAVKVFPVFIAKNQLDTFANELCREVEIAGRVGSETSTRAQVLQEKTGLNPTISWSKTGWIQLNEEFTVTVSMQTNIGLFGGFDSFPITLTAQAAGKSEVYHK; this comes from the coding sequence ATGCTGAAAAATCTGCACAATAAGCGCGGTGAGGGATATATCGATGTGGCTGTGCTAGTGCTTTGTGCCATGCTGGTACTCGCCCTGGCCGTTAAAGTTTTTCCGGTCTTCATTGCCAAAAATCAACTGGATACCTTCGCCAATGAGCTGTGCAGAGAGGTTGAAATAGCAGGGCGTGTGGGCAGCGAAACCAGCACTCGAGCACAGGTGCTCCAGGAAAAAACAGGACTTAATCCCACCATCTCATGGTCAAAGACAGGCTGGATACAGCTCAATGAAGAATTCACAGTGACAGTGTCTATGCAGACCAACATCGGACTTTTTGGCGGCTTCGACTCGTTTCCCATCACTTTGACGGCACAGGCTGCTGGAAAAAGCGAGGTGTATCACAAATGA
- a CDS encoding DUF3848 domain-containing protein — MDKSDNTKKLFQEKIDANYVAYINDLQGMTSSELIDKAEKIAATKQVYQELKDGGCNTDHLEYLLRFKNPLEVVRDQWLNEQGKVFDEDMEYVLSSLADKRSAEQDYELDEAFCEPEQYKGMRLC; from the coding sequence ATGGACAAAAGTGACAATACGAAGAAACTGTTTCAGGAAAAGATCGATGCCAACTACGTGGCATATATAAACGACCTTCAAGGTATGACCAGTTCCGAGCTGATAGATAAAGCCGAGAAAATCGCCGCCACCAAGCAGGTCTATCAGGAATTGAAAGACGGTGGCTGCAATACCGACCATCTGGAATACCTGCTGCGCTTTAAAAACCCGCTGGAGGTTGTGCGGGATCAGTGGCTGAATGAACAAGGAAAAGTCTTTGATGAGGATATGGAGTATGTCCTCTCGAGTCTTGCCGACAAAAGAAGTGCCGAGCAGGACTACGAGCTGGACGAAGCCTTCTGCGAACCCGAACAGTACAAGGGGATGCGATTATGCTGA
- a CDS encoding type II secretion system F family protein, with amino-acid sequence MTLLQLIACIGIIVGSFILLKLSPIEFTDKLFSFLIARPKSIKAEINEATQRKKPSFFRREIMEVQDILKLTDRSSRFSLICVCSLGLFALGASIAIVMGNMFLVPVLAEGFMFLPIWYVKLTANHYKKDIAAELETALSIITTAYLRNEDILTAVEENLDYLNPPVRDIFAEFLTQIKMINPDVHAALRAMKPKIDNEVFQEWCDAISACQYDRGMKTTLTPIISKLSDMRIVNAELEYLMFEPRKEFILMVILVIGNIPPLCALNHFWYNTLMHTVIGQIVLAVTAVLIFVSTAFVIKLTKPIEFRR; translated from the coding sequence ATGACCTTGCTTCAACTCATCGCTTGTATCGGCATCATTGTCGGCAGCTTTATACTCTTAAAGCTGTCGCCTATCGAATTTACCGATAAACTGTTCAGTTTCCTGATCGCAAGACCCAAAAGCATCAAGGCCGAGATCAACGAGGCGACGCAGCGGAAAAAGCCTTCCTTTTTTCGAAGAGAAATCATGGAGGTACAGGACATCCTCAAGCTGACTGACCGAAGCAGCCGCTTTTCTCTGATTTGCGTCTGCTCCCTTGGACTGTTCGCCTTGGGTGCCTCCATTGCCATCGTGATGGGAAATATGTTCCTTGTGCCGGTGCTAGCAGAGGGCTTTATGTTCCTGCCCATCTGGTATGTAAAGCTGACGGCAAACCATTACAAGAAAGATATCGCTGCAGAGCTTGAAACCGCTCTGTCCATTATTACAACGGCATACCTCCGTAATGAGGACATCCTGACCGCCGTGGAGGAAAACCTTGACTACTTAAATCCGCCCGTCCGTGATATATTCGCGGAGTTTCTCACGCAGATAAAGATGATCAACCCTGACGTGCATGCAGCACTGAGAGCAATGAAACCTAAGATTGACAATGAAGTGTTTCAGGAATGGTGTGATGCCATCAGCGCCTGCCAGTATGATCGGGGAATGAAAACCACCCTCACGCCGATTATAAGTAAGCTCTCGGATATGCGAATCGTCAACGCGGAGCTTGAATACCTTATGTTCGAGCCGAGAAAGGAATTCATCCTCATGGTGATCCTCGTCATCGGCAACATTCCCCCCCTGTGTGCCTTGAATCATTTCTGGTACAATACGCTGATGCATACGGTGATAGGACAAATCGTTCTTGCAGTGACGGCGGTTTTGATTTTTGTCTCAACAGCTTTTGTGATCAAACTGACCAAGCCAATTGAGTTTAGGAGGTGA